The following coding sequences lie in one Apium graveolens cultivar Ventura chromosome 1, ASM990537v1, whole genome shotgun sequence genomic window:
- the LOC141667658 gene encoding uncharacterized protein LOC141667658: MAKYLRVVKGILTQFNEWYAEHVSREGNTTADALSQFTSSEIENYPRTIYFQVLKTPTIHVINLIAPVGVESCRIDPIKTHLETGWLPDNAQEARKLSVRALRYSFIEGLLYKRSFVILYLKFLRPLEAEKALKEAHEGICGQHLGGRTLAHKITWLGFHWPTMLADVKAYVKKCDGC; this comes from the coding sequence ATGGCCAAGTACCTGAGAGTCGTAAAGGGAATACTGACTCAGTTCAATGAATGGTACGCTGAACATGTTTCGAGAGAGGGGAACACTACGGCGGATGCCTTGTCTCAGTTCACCTCATCTGAAATCGAGAATTATCCGAGAACTATTTACTTCCAGGTCTTGAAGACCCCTACTATTCATGTCATAAATCTGATAGCACCGGTTGGTGTGGAAAGTTGTCGGATAGACCCAATCAAGACCCACTTAGAAACTGGGTGGCTCCCCGACAATGCCCAGGAGGCACGCAAGCTGTCGGTTAGAGCATTGAGATATTCATTCATTGAAGGCCTTCTTTACAAAAGGTCCTTTGTTATTCTGTACTTGAAGTTCTTAAGACCTCTTGAAGCAGAGAAGGCACTTAAAGAAGCCCATGAAgggatttgtggacaacacttgggcGGTAGGACCCTCGCTCATAAGATAACTTGGTTGGGATTCCACTGGCCAACTATGCTAGCCGATGTAAAGGCttatgtgaagaaatgtgacgGATGCTAG
- the LOC141667730 gene encoding uncharacterized protein LOC141667730: MGIVQGAKESLREYLNRFTKEALKVLDLDDKVAMVALQQGTRDEFFKMSLAKRSPKSMIQLQDRAGKYIKVEESMKKIVMNNEPTGNKKRKTDQEYDAKDKYPRIGKNSDSSSSKKNQQPRFAEYARLNAPRSQILMEIEKDKDFKWPKPLKGDPEKRDKSRYCRFHKDVGHDTDDYRQLKDEIEYLIQRGKFGRFMKGEEVGGQKRDNDRRDDDRRGNDRDRNPQPRGPVINMISGGPIVASTTRNSRKAYAREVMSIVGEPSKRSKSEMTLEFGNPDLEGLKFPQDDPMVITPIIGNYPVMRVLVDNGASVDILFYDTFIRMGYNYSHLTPSDAPIYGFKHVEYKVEGAIQLPVTIGEEPREATQMLNFQVVKAASTYNAIMGRIGIHAFKAVPSTYHMVLMFPTRNGIGEARGD, translated from the coding sequence ATGGGTATAGtccaaggagcaaaggagtcTCTGAGAGAGTATCTGAATCGATTTACGAAGGAGGCTTTGAAGGTCCTTGATCTTGATGATAAAGTAGCTATGGTAGCCCTGCAGCAAGGGACTAGagacgagttctttaagatgtcatTGGCTAAGCGCTCTCCCAAAAGCATGATACAACTCCAGGATAGAGCCGGGAAATATATTAAAGTGGAGGAGAGTATGAAGAAGATAGTTATGAATAATGAACCTACTGGGAACAAGAAGCGAAAGACAGATCAGGAGTACgatgccaaggacaagtatccacGAATTGGAAAAAACTCTGACTCctcctcttctaagaagaatcaaCAACCAAGGTTCGCTGAATATGCAAGGttgaatgctccaaggagccaaatccttATGGAAATTGAAAAGGACAAAGACTTCAAATGGCCGAAGCCACTAAAGGGAGATCCCGAAAAAAGAGACAAGAGTCGATActgtagatttcacaaagatgttggtcatgacactgaCGATTATAGGcaactcaaggatgagattgagtatttgATCCAAAGGGGAAAGTTCGGACGTTTCATGAAGGGTGAAGAGGTTGGAGgccaaaagagagataatgatcgAAGAGATGATGATCGAAGGGGTAACGACAGAGATCGCAACCCGCAGCCCCGAGGGCCAGTAATCAATATGATCTCAGGAGGACCTATAGTAGCTAGTACTACTAGGAACTCCCGAAAAGCTTACGCAAGAGAAGTTATGAGCATAGTTGGGGAGCCATCTAAGCGTTCCAAGTCAGAGATGACGCTTGAATTTGGTAACccagaccttgaaggtttgaaatttcctcaggATGATCCTATGGTTATCACTCCAATAATTGGAAATTATCCTGTTATGAGGGTCCTAGTGGACAATGGAGCTTCCGTGGACATTCTGTTTTATGACACATTCATAAGGATGGGCTATAATTATTCTCATCTAACTCCGTCCGACGCACCCATCTACGGGTTTAAGCATGTAGAATACAAAGTCGAAGGAGCAATACAACTTCCCGTAACTATCGGGGAAGAGCCTAGGGAGGCCACGCAGATGTTGAACTTTCAGGTTGTCAAGGCAGCCTctacttacaatgctatcatgggtagAATAGGGATCCATGCTTTTAAGGCTGTGCCCTCAACCTACCACATGGTACTGATGTTCCCAACTAGAAATGGTATTGGAGAAGCAAGGGGAGATTAG